A single region of the Streptomyces sp. NBC_01262 genome encodes:
- a CDS encoding helix-turn-helix transcriptional regulator, with protein sequence MHVRTSWRTGTTTAPSGELVIALACAEGDWPHENWPGPSDPFHIRFVPPPYNGLHDDHQKTPDVAVLRCDDPADAFPRLRAAMGEKSTPVIVIGPLRDAEEIHGLCQSGVTGYLVDGDYCACMLTAAVLGNGSGKPHLSPLACASLREGVRLVALENRLTTKELRERLSPREQQVMELLTRGYGAAEIGQQLNLSEKTVRNNLSNIYAKLDARGSTEAVLHWLGALPAPLPAM encoded by the coding sequence ATGCACGTGCGAACTTCCTGGCGCACCGGAACGACCACCGCGCCATCCGGTGAGTTAGTCATTGCCCTGGCCTGTGCCGAAGGCGACTGGCCGCATGAGAACTGGCCCGGCCCGAGCGATCCGTTCCATATCCGGTTCGTACCGCCCCCGTACAACGGCCTGCATGACGATCACCAGAAGACTCCGGACGTCGCGGTGCTGCGCTGTGACGATCCGGCAGACGCCTTCCCCAGACTGCGGGCCGCCATGGGCGAGAAGTCCACTCCGGTGATCGTGATCGGCCCTCTCCGGGATGCCGAGGAGATCCACGGCCTCTGCCAGAGCGGAGTCACCGGATATCTGGTCGACGGCGACTACTGCGCGTGCATGCTCACCGCGGCGGTCCTGGGCAATGGGAGCGGGAAGCCGCATCTGTCCCCCCTGGCGTGCGCGAGCCTGCGGGAAGGAGTGCGACTGGTGGCGCTCGAGAACCGCCTGACGACCAAGGAGTTGCGGGAGAGACTCTCACCACGTGAACAGCAGGTCATGGAACTGCTCACGCGTGGATACGGGGCCGCCGAGATCGGGCAGCAGTTGAACCTTTCCGAGAAAACGGTCCGCAACAACCTCAGCAACATCTACGCCAAGTTGGACGCGCGGGGCAGTACGGAGGCGGTCCTCCATTGGCTGGGCGCCCTGCCCGCCCCTCTCCCCGCCATGTGA
- a CDS encoding family 16 glycosylhydrolase encodes MAAHRIRTFRLGGLATLLAVALLAAIGLSLTGPATPRAQAAVGAQTWADEFDGTAGSAPSASKWTHETGGSGNGNNELQYYTNSTDNAALDGSGHLVITARTSSAGLSCWYGACKYTSARLNTAQTFTQAYGRFEARIKIPRGQGMWPAFWMLGNDIGSAGWPASGEIDAMENIGKEPGTVHGTIHGPGYSGSGGLGAAYTLANGQAFADNYHTFAVEWSPSAITWSVDGTTYETRTPADVGSNKWVFNHPFFLILNLAVGGGWPGDPDSSTSFPQTMTIDYVRVSAWNSDSGTGTTGPIRGIGGMCVDVANGSSADGAAVQLHNCTGGTAQQWTVGSDGTVRALGKCLDVNGAGTADGTVVQLYTCNGTGAQQWTHTSANDMVNLGSGKCLDATGNSSADGTRLQIWSCSGGANQKWTLG; translated from the coding sequence ATGGCTGCACATCGCATACGCACCTTCAGACTCGGCGGGCTGGCGACACTGCTGGCCGTCGCCCTCTTAGCCGCCATAGGTCTGTCGCTGACCGGCCCGGCCACCCCCAGGGCCCAGGCCGCCGTCGGTGCGCAGACCTGGGCCGATGAGTTCGACGGCACGGCGGGCAGCGCGCCGAGCGCCAGCAAGTGGACGCACGAGACCGGTGGTTCGGGCAACGGCAACAACGAGCTGCAGTACTACACCAACAGCACCGACAACGCCGCGCTCGACGGCAGTGGCCACCTGGTGATCACCGCCCGTACCTCCTCCGCCGGCCTGAGCTGTTGGTACGGGGCCTGCAAGTACACCTCCGCCCGGCTCAACACGGCCCAGACCTTCACCCAGGCGTACGGCCGCTTCGAGGCCCGCATCAAGATCCCGCGTGGCCAGGGGATGTGGCCGGCCTTCTGGATGCTCGGCAACGACATCGGCAGCGCCGGCTGGCCCGCCAGCGGTGAGATCGACGCCATGGAGAACATCGGCAAGGAGCCCGGCACCGTCCACGGCACGATCCACGGTCCCGGCTACTCCGGCTCCGGCGGCCTCGGCGCCGCCTACACCCTCGCCAACGGCCAGGCGTTCGCGGACAATTACCACACGTTCGCCGTCGAGTGGTCGCCGAGCGCCATCACCTGGTCGGTGGACGGAACGACGTACGAGACCCGGACGCCCGCCGATGTGGGCAGCAACAAGTGGGTCTTCAACCACCCCTTCTTCCTGATCCTCAACCTCGCCGTCGGCGGCGGCTGGCCGGGTGACCCCGACTCCTCGACCTCCTTCCCGCAGACCATGACCATCGACTACGTACGCGTCTCGGCGTGGAACTCCGACTCCGGCACGGGCACGACCGGCCCGATCAGGGGCATCGGCGGCATGTGCGTCGACGTGGCCAACGGGTCGAGCGCCGACGGGGCGGCGGTCCAGCTGCACAACTGCACCGGCGGCACCGCCCAGCAGTGGACCGTCGGCTCCGACGGCACGGTCCGGGCGCTGGGCAAGTGTCTGGACGTCAACGGCGCCGGGACCGCCGACGGGACCGTGGTCCAGCTCTACACCTGCAACGGCACCGGCGCGCAGCAGTGGACGCACACCTCCGCCAACGACATGGTCAACCTGGGCTCGGGCAAGTGCCTGGACGCCACCGGCAACTCCTCGGCGGACGGCACCCGGCTGCAGATCTGGTCCTGCTCGGGCGGCGCGAACCAGAAGTGGACCCTCGGCTGA
- a CDS encoding ROK family transcriptional regulator, with protein MGERNGRTVRDLRRGSRAAVLQRLYFAGPLSRQELGPATGLSSGSVSNVVGDLVAEGLVEEAGAVESDGGRPRTLLRVAPGHGWVIGVDVGETRVRAALFDLALTEVALTERPLTPRHTYDPDRIVRHILDAMADLLRDTGARPERLLGVGIGVPGMVVPDADGHAVVYGQTIGWDGVPLEAAVRAEARIPGHVRVHVDNGARTLGQAETWFGAGQGARDVAVALLGSGVGACIVKGGSLGGTAGGTSVEWGHTTVRVGGRRCRCGARGCLEAYVGAEALLERWQEAGGRAASDSDDEAALAALITDPGATALLAETAEYLGAGVATLINLFAPERILIGGWAGLLLGPALLPDVRRHAGAYALRYPAGRATIELSRLGLDAVTLGAATLPLADFLRRGGTAVPAPGGTGLRQAPVPPGTVRG; from the coding sequence ATGGGTGAGCGGAACGGCCGGACGGTACGTGACCTGCGCAGAGGCAGCCGGGCCGCGGTTCTTCAACGGCTTTATTTCGCGGGCCCCTTGAGCCGCCAGGAGCTGGGCCCGGCGACGGGCTTGAGTTCGGGATCCGTAAGCAACGTCGTGGGAGACCTCGTCGCCGAAGGGCTGGTGGAGGAGGCCGGGGCGGTGGAGTCCGACGGCGGCCGCCCCCGCACCCTGCTGCGCGTCGCCCCCGGCCACGGCTGGGTGATCGGGGTCGACGTCGGGGAGACCCGGGTCCGCGCGGCCCTGTTCGACCTGGCGCTCACCGAGGTCGCCCTCACCGAGAGGCCGCTGACCCCCCGGCACACGTACGACCCCGACCGGATCGTCCGGCACATCCTCGACGCCATGGCCGACCTGCTGCGCGACACCGGCGCCCGGCCCGAGCGGCTGCTCGGGGTCGGCATCGGCGTGCCCGGCATGGTCGTGCCCGACGCCGACGGCCACGCCGTCGTGTACGGCCAGACGATCGGCTGGGACGGCGTCCCCCTCGAAGCCGCGGTACGGGCCGAGGCCCGCATCCCCGGGCACGTACGCGTCCACGTCGACAACGGCGCCAGGACCCTCGGGCAGGCCGAGACCTGGTTCGGCGCCGGGCAGGGAGCCCGCGACGTGGCCGTCGCCCTCCTCGGCTCGGGCGTCGGCGCCTGCATCGTCAAGGGCGGCTCCCTGGGCGGCACGGCCGGCGGCACCTCGGTCGAGTGGGGCCACACCACGGTCCGGGTCGGCGGACGGCGGTGCCGCTGCGGCGCGCGGGGCTGCCTGGAGGCGTACGTGGGCGCCGAGGCGCTCCTTGAGCGGTGGCAGGAGGCCGGGGGCCGGGCGGCCTCCGACAGCGACGACGAGGCCGCTCTGGCCGCCCTCATCACCGACCCCGGCGCCACCGCGCTGCTGGCCGAGACCGCCGAGTACCTGGGCGCAGGCGTCGCCACCCTGATCAACCTCTTCGCGCCCGAACGCATCCTGATCGGCGGCTGGGCAGGTCTCCTCCTCGGCCCCGCCCTGCTGCCCGACGTACGCCGCCATGCCGGGGCGTACGCCCTGCGCTACCCCGCCGGGCGCGCCACCATCGAGCTGAGCCGCCTCGGCCTCGACGCCGTCACCCTGGGCGCCGCGACCCTGCCGCTGGCCGACTTCCTGCGGCGCGGCGGCACGGCGGTGCCCGCCCCCGGCGGGACGGGGCTCAGGCAGGCTCCCGTACCACCAGGGACGGTTCGCGGCTGA
- a CDS encoding ABC transporter substrate-binding protein, translated as MRLFRAAAVLSTVCALAAATAACGGGTDTSGGGGSAKTLTYWASNQGPDVQADKKTLTPELKKFEKQTGIKVKLEVVPWSDLLNRILAATSSGQGPDVLNIGNTWSASLQATGALLPWTDSRFQQIGGRDRFTDSAVASAGAAGQDPAAVPLYSMSYALYYNKKLFADAGIAAPPATWDELVADGKKLTTGGVTGLGLEGANLSNNIHQAFVLAKQHGADFFDSAGKPTFTSPGAVAGVKQWVDFMAKDKIVGAGSAEYAQNQTLQDFAKGKTAMVLWQSAASAFESYGMKASEFGVAPVPVASGAPGTGAQTDSMVAGINLAVFKNSKNVDGAVKFVKFMTSDAEQITLNKTYSSIPPVKAAQANAAFDTPAQKVLSQTLATSAAPLPQVAQEAQFETAVGTAIKGLFADAAAGKPVTTASVKAALDKAQQQMQQ; from the coding sequence ATGCGCCTGTTCAGAGCCGCCGCCGTACTGTCCACCGTCTGCGCCCTCGCCGCCGCCACCGCCGCCTGCGGCGGAGGCACCGACACCTCGGGCGGAGGCGGTTCCGCCAAGACGCTGACCTACTGGGCCAGCAACCAGGGACCCGACGTCCAGGCCGACAAGAAGACCCTCACCCCCGAGCTGAAGAAGTTCGAGAAGCAGACCGGCATCAAGGTCAAGCTGGAGGTCGTCCCCTGGTCCGACCTGCTCAACCGGATCCTGGCCGCGACCTCCTCCGGCCAGGGCCCCGACGTGCTCAACATCGGCAACACCTGGTCCGCCTCCCTCCAGGCCACCGGCGCCCTGCTGCCCTGGACCGACAGCCGCTTCCAGCAGATCGGCGGGCGCGACCGGTTCACCGACTCCGCGGTCGCCTCGGCCGGCGCCGCGGGCCAGGACCCGGCCGCCGTACCCCTGTACTCGATGTCGTACGCGCTGTACTACAACAAGAAGCTGTTCGCCGACGCGGGCATCGCCGCGCCGCCCGCCACCTGGGACGAACTGGTCGCCGACGGCAAGAAGCTCACCACCGGCGGGGTGACGGGCCTCGGCCTGGAAGGCGCCAACCTGTCCAACAACATCCACCAGGCCTTCGTCCTGGCCAAGCAGCACGGCGCCGACTTCTTCGACTCGGCCGGCAAGCCCACCTTCACCTCCCCCGGCGCGGTCGCCGGCGTGAAGCAGTGGGTCGACTTCATGGCCAAGGACAAGATCGTCGGCGCAGGCAGCGCCGAGTACGCCCAGAACCAGACCCTTCAGGACTTCGCCAAGGGCAAGACCGCGATGGTGCTGTGGCAGAGCGCGGCGAGCGCCTTCGAGTCGTACGGCATGAAGGCGAGCGAGTTCGGCGTCGCCCCCGTCCCCGTCGCCTCCGGCGCCCCGGGCACCGGCGCGCAGACCGACTCCATGGTCGCCGGGATCAACCTGGCCGTCTTCAAGAACTCCAAGAACGTCGACGGCGCCGTGAAGTTCGTGAAGTTCATGACCAGCGACGCCGAGCAGATCACCCTCAACAAGACCTACAGCTCGATCCCGCCGGTCAAGGCCGCACAGGCGAACGCGGCCTTCGACACCCCGGCCCAGAAGGTGCTCAGCCAGACCCTCGCCACCAGCGCCGCACCGCTGCCGCAGGTGGCGCAGGAGGCGCAGTTCGAGACCGCCGTCGGCACCGCGATCAAGGGGCTGTTCGCCGACGCGGCGGCCGGGAAGCCCGTCACCACCGCATCCGTCAAGGCAGCGCTGGACAAGGCCCAGCAGCAGATGCAGCAGTGA
- a CDS encoding carbohydrate ABC transporter permease, with translation MATTATEPHAPPAGGGPAAGEPARRPRQPGRIRKLSLPYLLLLPAIALELLIHLVPMVLGIIMSFRGITQFFIRNWTEAPWAGLRNFRVALDFNAPIGKALLHSFLVTCAFTVLSVGLCWLVGMFASVMMQDSFRGRGLLRALFLIPYALPVYAAVITWAFMFQHDNGLVNHVLHDQLHLTSGKPFWLIGDNSFYALLVVSVWKGWPFAFLIITAGLQNIPRELYEAAAIDGAGMWQQIRRITLPSLRPVNQVLVLVLFLWTFNDFNTPYVLFGNSAPEPADVISIHIYQASFVTWNFGSGSAMSVLLLLFLLLVTGGYLLVTTPRRKNA, from the coding sequence ATGGCCACCACCGCCACCGAACCGCACGCGCCCCCGGCCGGGGGCGGGCCGGCCGCCGGGGAGCCGGCCCGCCGCCCCCGGCAGCCCGGCCGCATCCGCAAACTGAGCCTGCCGTATCTGCTGCTGCTCCCGGCCATCGCGCTGGAGCTCCTGATCCACCTGGTGCCGATGGTCCTCGGCATCATCATGAGCTTCCGCGGCATCACGCAGTTCTTCATCCGCAACTGGACCGAGGCCCCCTGGGCCGGGCTGCGCAACTTCCGTGTCGCGCTGGACTTCAACGCCCCGATCGGGAAGGCACTGCTCCACTCCTTCCTCGTGACCTGCGCGTTCACCGTCCTGTCGGTCGGCCTGTGCTGGCTGGTGGGCATGTTCGCCTCGGTGATGATGCAGGACAGCTTCCGCGGCCGGGGCCTGCTGCGGGCGCTGTTCCTGATCCCGTACGCACTGCCGGTCTACGCGGCGGTGATCACCTGGGCGTTCATGTTCCAGCACGACAACGGCCTGGTGAACCATGTGCTGCACGACCAGCTCCACCTCACATCGGGCAAGCCGTTCTGGCTGATCGGCGACAACAGCTTCTACGCGCTGCTGGTCGTGTCGGTGTGGAAGGGCTGGCCGTTCGCCTTCCTGATCATCACGGCGGGCCTGCAGAACATCCCGCGCGAGCTGTACGAGGCCGCCGCCATCGACGGCGCGGGCATGTGGCAGCAGATCCGCCGGATCACCCTGCCCTCGCTGCGGCCGGTCAACCAGGTGCTGGTCCTCGTGCTGTTCCTGTGGACCTTCAACGACTTCAACACGCCCTACGTGCTGTTCGGCAACTCCGCGCCGGAGCCGGCCGACGTGATCTCCATCCACATCTACCAGGCGTCCTTCGTCACCTGGAACTTCGGCTCCGGCTCGGCGATGTCCGTCCTGCTGCTGCTGTTCCTGCTGCTGGTGACGGGCGGCTATCTGCTGGTCACGACCCCGAGGAGGAAGAATGCCTAG
- a CDS encoding carbohydrate ABC transporter permease — protein MPRVTSPVSPMAPPRSFVWTRRIGLSLIALFVLVPVYVMLSSSLKPLQDVSGSFRWLPSGLTLRPYVDIWRTVPLARYFVNSLIVSGAATVCSVVIAVFAAYAVSRYRFRGKRVFTVTVLSTQMFPGILFLLPLFLIFVNIGNTTGIALYGSRGGLILTYLTFSLPFSIWMLIGYFDSIPRDLDEAALVDGCGPLGALFRVVVPAAVPGIVAVAVYAFMTAWGEVLFASVMTNDTTRTLAVGLRGYATQYDVYWNQVMAASLVVSVPVVAGFLLLQRYLVAGLTAGAVK, from the coding sequence ATGCCTAGGGTCACCTCTCCCGTCAGCCCCATGGCGCCGCCCCGGTCCTTCGTGTGGACCCGCAGGATCGGGCTGTCGCTGATCGCGCTGTTCGTCCTGGTGCCGGTGTACGTCATGCTGAGCAGCTCGCTCAAGCCGCTCCAGGACGTCTCCGGGTCCTTCAGGTGGCTGCCCAGCGGGCTGACGCTCCGTCCGTACGTCGACATCTGGCGGACGGTCCCGCTCGCCAGGTACTTCGTGAACTCCCTGATCGTGTCGGGGGCGGCGACCGTCTGCTCGGTGGTCATCGCGGTGTTCGCCGCCTACGCGGTCAGCCGCTACCGCTTCCGCGGCAAGCGGGTCTTCACGGTGACCGTGCTGTCCACCCAGATGTTCCCCGGCATCCTCTTCCTGCTCCCGCTGTTCCTGATCTTCGTCAACATCGGGAACACCACCGGCATCGCCCTGTACGGATCGCGCGGCGGCCTGATCCTCACCTATCTGACCTTCTCCCTGCCCTTCTCCATCTGGATGCTCATCGGGTACTTCGACTCGATCCCCAGGGACCTGGACGAGGCCGCGCTGGTGGACGGCTGCGGCCCGCTGGGCGCCCTGTTCCGGGTGGTGGTGCCGGCGGCCGTCCCCGGCATCGTGGCGGTGGCCGTCTACGCGTTCATGACCGCCTGGGGCGAGGTGCTCTTCGCCTCCGTGATGACCAACGACACCACCCGGACCCTCGCCGTCGGCCTGCGCGGCTACGCCACGCAGTACGACGTCTACTGGAACCAGGTCATGGCCGCCTCGCTGGTCGTCAGCGTGCCCGTGGTCGCCGGGTTCCTGCTGCTTCAGCGCTACCTCGTGGCCGGCCTCACCGCCGGAGCCGTCAAGTGA
- a CDS encoding GH1 family beta-glucosidase, with amino-acid sequence MTEPSQELDRLPADFVWGVATASYQIEGAVAEDGRSPSIWDTFSHTPGMVEGGDTGDTACDHYHRWPEDIGLMERLGVDAYRFSIAWPRVVPGADGAVNAAGLDFYDRLTDALLAAGITPFPTLYHWDLPQVLQDRGGWPERETAERFAAYAGVVAERLGDRVQDWCTLNEPLCSAWIGHLEGRMAPGLTDLTAAVRASYHLHLGHGLAVQAIRAAAPDARVGIVNNLSPCEPATARPEDQAAAVRADGHNNRWWLDPIHGRGYPQDMLEVYGLDLPERPGDLATIAAPLDWLGLNYYFRTVVAADPAGPAPYVRQVDPPGARHTGMDWEIHPDGLETLLLRLTEEYGARRILVTENGAAYPDVVRADGTVDDPERTRFLEEHLAACARAVRKGAPVAGYFAWSLLDNFEWAYGYDKRFGLVHVDYPTQRRTIKGSGHRYTDLIRAHRARARRAA; translated from the coding sequence GTGACAGAGCCGTCCCAGGAGCTCGACCGTCTTCCCGCCGACTTCGTGTGGGGTGTGGCCACGGCGTCGTACCAGATCGAGGGGGCGGTGGCGGAGGACGGCCGCTCCCCCTCGATCTGGGACACCTTCTCCCACACCCCGGGCATGGTCGAAGGCGGCGACACCGGCGACACCGCCTGCGACCACTACCACCGCTGGCCGGAGGACATCGGGCTCATGGAGCGGCTGGGAGTGGACGCCTACCGCTTCTCGATCGCCTGGCCCAGGGTCGTGCCGGGCGCCGACGGGGCGGTCAACGCGGCGGGGCTGGACTTCTACGACCGCCTCACCGACGCCCTGCTGGCCGCCGGGATCACCCCCTTCCCCACCCTCTACCACTGGGACCTGCCGCAGGTGCTCCAGGACCGGGGCGGCTGGCCCGAGCGGGAGACGGCGGAGCGCTTCGCCGCGTACGCGGGGGTCGTCGCCGAGCGGCTCGGCGACCGGGTCCAGGACTGGTGCACCCTCAACGAGCCTCTGTGCTCGGCCTGGATCGGCCATCTGGAGGGCCGGATGGCGCCGGGGCTCACCGATCTGACGGCCGCCGTACGCGCCTCGTACCACCTGCACCTGGGCCACGGGCTGGCCGTGCAGGCGATCCGGGCGGCGGCCCCGGACGCCAGGGTCGGCATCGTCAACAACCTCAGCCCCTGCGAGCCGGCCACCGCCCGCCCCGAGGACCAGGCCGCCGCGGTGCGCGCCGACGGCCACAACAACCGCTGGTGGCTCGATCCGATCCACGGCAGGGGCTACCCCCAGGACATGCTGGAGGTGTATGGTCTAGACCTTCCGGAGCGCCCGGGCGACCTGGCGACCATCGCCGCGCCGCTGGACTGGCTGGGCCTCAACTACTACTTCCGTACGGTGGTCGCGGCCGATCCGGCCGGCCCGGCGCCGTATGTGCGCCAAGTGGACCCGCCCGGCGCCCGGCACACGGGCATGGACTGGGAGATCCATCCGGACGGTCTGGAGACGCTGCTGCTGCGGCTGACCGAGGAGTACGGTGCCCGCCGGATCCTCGTCACCGAGAACGGCGCCGCCTATCCGGATGTCGTACGCGCAGACGGGACCGTCGACGACCCCGAGCGCACCCGCTTCCTGGAGGAGCACCTCGCCGCGTGCGCCCGGGCGGTCCGCAAGGGCGCCCCGGTGGCGGGGTACTTCGCCTGGTCGCTGCTGGACAACTTCGAGTGGGCGTACGGCTACGACAAGCGCTTCGGCCTGGTCCACGTCGACTACCCCACCCAGCGCCGCACGATCAAGGGCAGCGGCCACCGCTACACCGACCTCATCCGGGCCCACCGCGCCCGCGCCCGCCGCGCGGCGTAG
- a CDS encoding galactose-binding domain-containing protein: MRPMPRTTPPPFAGTVLWAALLALLVALVAPLGATRAAAATCGTANAAQGRTATASSTENSGFAAANAVDGSTGTRWSSAFSDPQWLQVDLGSSQSICEVVLNWEAAYGSSYQIQVSDNASSWTTVYSTTTGPGGNQTLSVSGTGRYIRLYGTARATPYGYSLWEFGVHTLTDGTTIPGGGDLGSNVIVFDPSMTDIQAKLDAVFAQQETAQFGTGRYQFLFKPGTYNNLNAQLGFYTSISGLGLSPDATTINGDVTVDAGWFNGNATQNFWRSAENLALNPVSGTDRWAVAQAAPFRRMHVKGGLNLAPAGYGWASGGYIADSQIDGTVSPYSQQQWYTRDSSIGGNSNAVWNNVFSGVVGAPATSFPSPPYTTLDTTPVSREKPFLYLDGSDYRVFVPAKRTNARGTSWASGTTAGSSLPLSQFYVVKPGATAATINAALAQGLNLLFTPGVYHVDQSINVTRADTVVLGLGLATIVPDNGVTAMKVADVNGVRLAGFLIDAGSVNSPVLLQVGPAGSSADHSADPTTVQDVFARIGGAGAGSATTAMEINSDDVIIDHTWLWRADHGTGVGWNTNPSDYGLIVRGDDVLATGLFVEHFKKYDVEWSGENGKTIFYQNEIAYDAPNQAAIQNGSTKGYAAYKVDDSVNTHEAWGVGSYCYFNVDPTIVMDHGFEVPVKSGVKFHDVLVVSLGGQGQYNHVINSTGAATSGTSTVPSTVTSYP, encoded by the coding sequence ATGAGACCCATGCCCCGCACCACTCCCCCACCCTTCGCAGGGACGGTCCTGTGGGCCGCTCTGCTGGCCCTGCTCGTGGCGCTGGTCGCGCCGCTGGGCGCCACCCGGGCCGCGGCCGCCACGTGCGGCACCGCCAACGCGGCACAGGGCAGGACCGCCACCGCCTCCTCGACCGAGAACAGCGGCTTCGCGGCCGCCAACGCCGTGGACGGCAGTACCGGCACCCGCTGGTCCAGCGCCTTCAGCGATCCGCAGTGGCTCCAGGTGGACCTGGGCAGCTCGCAGAGCATCTGCGAGGTGGTGCTCAACTGGGAGGCCGCGTACGGGAGTTCGTACCAGATCCAGGTCTCGGACAATGCCTCGTCCTGGACCACGGTCTATTCCACGACCACCGGCCCCGGCGGCAACCAGACCCTCTCGGTGAGCGGCACGGGCCGCTACATCCGGCTGTACGGCACGGCCAGGGCCACTCCGTACGGCTACTCGCTGTGGGAGTTCGGCGTGCACACCCTCACCGACGGCACCACCATTCCGGGCGGCGGCGACCTCGGCTCCAATGTGATCGTCTTCGATCCGTCCATGACCGACATCCAGGCCAAACTGGACGCGGTGTTCGCGCAGCAGGAGACGGCCCAGTTCGGCACCGGCCGCTACCAGTTCCTGTTCAAGCCGGGCACGTACAACAATCTCAATGCCCAACTCGGCTTCTACACCTCGATATCGGGCCTCGGGCTGTCCCCCGACGCCACGACGATCAACGGGGACGTTACGGTGGACGCGGGCTGGTTCAACGGCAACGCCACGCAGAACTTCTGGCGTTCGGCCGAGAACCTGGCGCTCAACCCGGTCAGCGGCACCGACCGCTGGGCCGTCGCCCAGGCGGCGCCCTTCCGGCGCATGCACGTCAAGGGCGGCCTGAACCTCGCGCCGGCCGGCTACGGCTGGGCCAGCGGCGGCTACATCGCGGACAGCCAGATCGACGGCACCGTGAGCCCCTACTCGCAGCAGCAGTGGTACACCCGCGACAGCTCGATCGGCGGCAACTCCAACGCCGTGTGGAACAACGTCTTCTCCGGCGTCGTCGGCGCTCCGGCGACGAGCTTCCCGAGCCCGCCGTACACCACGCTCGACACCACCCCGGTCTCGCGTGAGAAGCCCTTCCTCTACCTGGACGGCAGCGACTACCGGGTCTTCGTCCCCGCCAAGCGCACCAACGCGCGCGGCACGTCCTGGGCCAGTGGCACGACGGCGGGCAGCTCGCTCCCGCTGAGCCAGTTCTACGTGGTCAAGCCCGGCGCCACCGCGGCGACGATCAACGCGGCGCTCGCGCAGGGCCTCAACCTGCTGTTCACCCCGGGCGTCTACCACGTCGACCAGAGCATCAACGTCACCCGCGCCGACACCGTCGTCCTGGGCCTCGGCCTGGCGACCATCGTCCCGGACAACGGCGTCACCGCGATGAAGGTCGCCGACGTCAACGGGGTCAGGCTGGCCGGCTTCCTCATCGACGCGGGCTCCGTCAACTCCCCCGTCCTGCTCCAGGTCGGCCCGGCCGGCTCCTCCGCCGACCACTCGGCCGACCCGACCACCGTCCAGGACGTGTTCGCCCGCATCGGCGGCGCGGGCGCGGGCAGCGCCACCACCGCCATGGAGATCAACAGCGACGACGTCATCATCGACCACACCTGGCTCTGGCGGGCCGACCACGGCACCGGCGTGGGCTGGAACACCAACCCGTCGGACTACGGCCTGATCGTCAGGGGCGACGACGTACTGGCCACCGGCCTGTTCGTCGAGCACTTCAAGAAGTACGACGTGGAGTGGAGCGGCGAGAACGGAAAGACGATCTTCTACCAGAACGAGATCGCCTACGACGCGCCCAACCAGGCCGCCATCCAGAACGGCAGCACCAAGGGCTACGCCGCCTACAAGGTCGACGACTCGGTGAACACCCACGAGGCCTGGGGCGTCGGCAGCTACTGCTACTTCAACGTCGATCCGACCATCGTCATGGACCACGGCTTCGAGGTCCCGGTCAAGAGCGGGGTCAAGTTCCACGACGTGCTCGTGGTCTCGCTGGGCGGGCAGGGTCAGTACAACCACGTCATCAACAGCACGGGAGCGGCCACCTCGGGCACCTCGACAGTGCCGTCGACAGTGACCTCGTATCCGTAG